From the Lathyrus oleraceus cultivar Zhongwan6 chromosome 4, CAAS_Psat_ZW6_1.0, whole genome shotgun sequence genome, one window contains:
- the LOC127136775 gene encoding uncharacterized protein LOC127136775 → MNPPEFHGGLNHVKACEWITNMERVFQIMHCSEENKVVFASHIMKGPAVRWWESASTLMTNQGAPRDWEHFKTTFLDKYFSSSLRTQKEFEFQQLRQGTMTVAAYAEKFEDMVAYSRQAAYAPDEKWKIDQFLFGLRGEISHNVSQREFTTYAELLRQCYVAENSLKKVQEDKDQYRSGQKDQGRPGNQFRPRPQAFKVKQVQHARPNHPSQCQVCKRSHFGRCAGSGIKCFTCQREGHMAMDYPQKKNHMQGRSTDRVYTWMQRRLRVTMP, encoded by the coding sequence ATGAATCCTCCTGAGTTCCACGGTGGATTAAATCATGTGAAGGCTTGTGAGTGGATAACCAACATGGAAAGGGTTTTTCAGATAATGCATTGTAGTGAAGAGAATAAGGTTGTGTTTGCTTCTCACATAATGAAGGGTCCCGCTGTGAGATGGTGGGAGAGTGCTTCGACTCTTATGACCAACCAAGGAGCACCTAGGGATTGGGAGCATTTTAAGACTACTTTCCTGGATAAGTATTTTTCTAGCTCTTTGAGGACTCAGAAAGAATTTGAGTTTCAGCAGCTTAGACAAGGTACTATGACAGTAGCTGCGTATGCTGAGAAGTTTGAAGATATGGTTGCTTATTCTAGACAAGCCGCATATGCACCGGATGAGAAATGGAAGATTGATCAGTTCCTTTTTGGTCTAAGAGGTGAAATTTCTCATAATGTTTCTCAAAGGGAATTCACTACTTATGCTGAATTGCTAAGGCAATGCTATGTGGCTGAGAATAGTTTGAAGAAAGTTCAAGAAGATAAGGATCAGTATAGGAGTGGACAGAAGGACCAAGGGAGGCCAGGTAACCAGTTTAGGCCTAGACCTCAAGCTTTCAAGGTAAAACAAGTGCAACATGCAAGACCTAACCACCCTTCGCAATGTCAAGTATGTAAGAGGTCTCATTTTGGAAGATGTGCTGGAAGTGGAATTAAGTGTTTTACTTGTCAGAGGGAGGGACACATGGCTATGGATTATCCTCAGAAAAAGAATCATATGCAGGGGAGGAGCACCGATCGAGTTTATACTTGGATGCAAAGAAGGCTAAGAGTAACAATGCCTTGA